In Armatimonadota bacterium, the following are encoded in one genomic region:
- the lpdA gene encoding dihydrolipoyl dehydrogenase codes for MEDLEKYTTSINGVSAAGIVREPTSTVFTSFLPQLDIETKNSEHLIQQVEEMMNQPFPVSADVVIIGGGPGGYVAAIRAAQLGGKVVLIEKNELGGVCLNRGCIPTKAMLSSANAYDIALHGGSEFGFTVNAVSLDYKKVVERREKVVKQLVSGLHFLMKKHGVRVVKGMARLASRTTVEVTFEDGKKEKIAGQSIIIATGSEPVQLPIPGLQGENIWDSDGALAATELPGSLLIIGGGAIGLEWGYMFRKFGSEVTIVELMPQILPGGDSEVAEELRKSLEKIGIRILTDSRVSQVEERDNQVLATIVSSESQRQIIADKVLVAVGRRPITENLGLEEVGVAFDLKGIKVDERMQTNIPRIYAIGDAVGGMMLAHKASEEGVVAAENIMGRSSKMKYNTVPSAVYTNPEVAEVGMTEDQAKRAEINYRVGKFYFRANGKALGLGETTGFVKFITDPKYGEVLGCHIIGPHATDLIHEVVIGMEAEATIDVIGRAVHAHPTLSEAIKEAALDADGESLHKG; via the coding sequence ATGGAGGATTTGGAAAAATACACAACGAGCATAAATGGGGTCTCTGCCGCCGGCATTGTTCGTGAACCTACCTCCACTGTTTTCACTTCATTTTTGCCTCAACTCGATATAGAAACGAAAAACAGTGAGCATCTAATTCAGCAGGTCGAAGAAATGATGAACCAGCCGTTTCCAGTTTCGGCTGATGTAGTAATTATTGGCGGCGGCCCAGGTGGGTATGTAGCGGCAATCCGCGCGGCACAGCTCGGCGGCAAAGTTGTTCTTATAGAAAAGAATGAACTGGGCGGTGTCTGCCTAAACAGGGGCTGCATTCCTACAAAAGCTATGCTGTCGAGCGCCAACGCTTATGACATTGCCCTCCACGGAGGTTCGGAGTTTGGTTTTACGGTGAACGCAGTTTCATTAGACTACAAAAAGGTTGTAGAACGCAGAGAAAAAGTCGTCAAGCAGTTGGTATCTGGCTTACATTTCCTAATGAAAAAGCATGGCGTTCGTGTTGTAAAAGGAATGGCGCGCCTCGCTTCTCGCACTACCGTTGAGGTAACATTCGAAGACGGCAAAAAAGAAAAAATCGCTGGGCAAAGTATTATTATCGCAACCGGCTCAGAGCCTGTTCAGCTTCCAATTCCTGGTCTGCAAGGCGAGAACATTTGGGATAGCGATGGCGCCCTTGCGGCTACCGAACTTCCTGGTAGCCTCCTCATCATTGGTGGTGGTGCAATAGGCCTTGAATGGGGTTATATGTTCCGCAAATTCGGCTCTGAGGTTACGATTGTAGAATTGATGCCTCAAATTCTCCCTGGTGGCGACTCCGAGGTCGCTGAGGAGCTGAGAAAGTCCCTAGAAAAGATAGGCATTCGAATCCTTACCGATTCTCGCGTTTCGCAGGTCGAAGAAAGGGATAACCAAGTTCTAGCTACTATTGTTTCTTCGGAATCCCAGCGACAGATTATTGCCGATAAAGTACTGGTAGCAGTCGGACGCCGACCTATCACGGAGAACCTTGGGTTGGAAGAGGTCGGCGTTGCCTTCGACCTGAAGGGGATTAAAGTGGATGAGCGCATGCAGACCAACATCCCGCGAATTTATGCGATTGGCGATGCGGTCGGTGGAATGATGCTTGCACACAAGGCGTCGGAAGAGGGCGTCGTTGCCGCTGAGAACATAATGGGTAGGTCAAGCAAGATGAAATACAACACAGTGCCTTCCGCAGTCTACACCAATCCTGAAGTCGCAGAGGTAGGAATGACTGAAGACCAAGCCAAGCGCGCAGAAATTAACTACCGCGTTGGCAAGTTTTACTTCCGAGCGAACGGAAAAGCTTTGGGGCTTGGTGAAACAACTGGATTCGTCAAGTTTATCACGGACCCTAAATACGGTGAGGTTCTTGGTTGCCACATAATTGGTCCTCACGCGACCGATTTAATCCACGAAGTAGTAATCGGAATGGAAGCAGAGGCAACAATTGACGTAATCGGGCGCGCAGTTCATGCTCATCCAACCCTCTCGGAAGCTATTAAAGAAGCCGCTCTAGATGCAGATGGCGAATCACTGCACAAAGGATAG